Proteins co-encoded in one Polynucleobacter sp. MG-6-Vaara-E2 genomic window:
- the murF gene encoding UDP-N-acetylmuramoyl-tripeptide--D-alanyl-D-alanine ligase yields the protein MSMTTLAQVQAMLPGSSLLNVSAEAAKAVALSRVGTDSRQIDAGELFVALSGERFDAHDFLVDVAKSGAGAALVSKAEKCPANLPGICVNDTRIGLGDLAKAWRTNYEIPLALVTGSNGKTTVKEMIASIFKAAVGEAHTLVTKGNLNNEIGLPLTLLKLRPTDRLAVVELGMNHPGETAQLAAIAQANIALINNAQREHQEFMATVAAVAEEHADVIRALPANGIAVFPADSEFTSVWREAAGTRKVIDFALLSAQVNTNALVSGRLLNNGLVEIMSHAGSIEVQLNTLGSHNVRNALAATAVALAAGVAFEKIKQGLESFTPVNGRMQAKKIDPNHTLIDDSYNANPDSVRAAIDALKQSGNLSWLILGDMGEVGNQGPEFHSEVGAYAAEQGVTKLFALGEQCQFAIKGFEMAAKNDSSSKAMHFSDMDSLVSQLRDSLHAQSTGSNQHLNILVKGSRFMRMERVVQALLEEAKTCS from the coding sequence ATGTCAATGACAACGCTAGCCCAAGTCCAAGCTATGTTGCCAGGCAGTAGCCTGCTTAATGTCTCTGCAGAGGCTGCAAAGGCAGTTGCACTATCGAGAGTGGGTACAGATAGTCGTCAAATTGATGCTGGTGAACTATTTGTTGCATTATCTGGCGAGAGATTTGATGCGCATGACTTCTTGGTTGATGTAGCAAAGTCGGGCGCTGGAGCTGCATTGGTAAGTAAGGCCGAAAAATGCCCAGCAAATCTTCCTGGAATTTGCGTCAACGATACGCGTATTGGTCTGGGTGATTTGGCAAAAGCTTGGCGTACAAATTATGAAATCCCTTTAGCGCTAGTGACTGGAAGCAATGGCAAAACCACAGTAAAAGAGATGATTGCTTCAATCTTCAAGGCTGCTGTAGGAGAGGCTCACACTTTGGTAACCAAGGGTAACCTTAATAATGAGATTGGTTTACCGCTCACTTTGTTAAAGCTACGCCCAACAGATCGCCTCGCTGTAGTTGAGCTGGGAATGAACCATCCTGGTGAAACTGCGCAACTAGCAGCTATAGCTCAAGCAAACATCGCACTAATTAATAATGCACAACGCGAGCATCAAGAGTTTATGGCAACCGTAGCTGCAGTTGCTGAGGAGCACGCTGATGTGATTCGTGCACTGCCAGCAAATGGTATTGCCGTATTTCCTGCGGATTCTGAATTCACTTCAGTATGGCGTGAGGCTGCTGGCACAAGAAAAGTAATTGATTTTGCGCTTTTATCGGCCCAAGTAAATACAAATGCATTGGTCAGCGGGCGATTATTAAATAATGGTCTCGTAGAGATAATGAGCCATGCTGGATCAATTGAAGTTCAGCTCAATACTCTCGGAAGCCATAACGTACGAAATGCCTTGGCAGCCACCGCCGTTGCTCTGGCAGCCGGGGTTGCTTTTGAAAAAATAAAGCAAGGTCTTGAATCTTTTACGCCAGTAAATGGCCGCATGCAAGCCAAAAAGATCGATCCCAACCACACCTTAATTGACGATAGCTACAACGCTAATCCAGACTCTGTTCGCGCCGCTATTGATGCCTTGAAGCAGTCTGGAAATCTTTCTTGGTTGATTCTGGGAGATATGGGAGAGGTTGGTAATCAGGGCCCTGAGTTTCATAGTGAAGTGGGTGCCTATGCGGCTGAGCAGGGTGTGACTAAATTATTTGCCTTAGGTGAGCAGTGTCAATTTGCGATCAAGGGCTTTGAGATGGCCGCAAAAAATGATTCGTCGTCTAAAGCTATGCACTTTAGTGATATGGATAGCTTGGTCTCTCAGTTGCGAGATTCATTGCATGCCCAATCAACGGGTAGCAATCAGCATTTAAACATTTTGGTTAAGGGTTCACGATTTATGCGTATGGAGCGTGTAGTGCAAGCCTTGTTAGAGGAGGCTAAAACATGCTCTTAA
- the mraY gene encoding phospho-N-acetylmuramoyl-pentapeptide-transferase, whose amino-acid sequence MLLILAQWLQDDFGFFRVFNYITFRAVMATVTALLIGLAAGPWVIRKLTALKMGQAVRTDGPQTHLVKSGTPTMGGVLILIGIFISCMLWADLSNRFIWIVMIVTFGFGAVGWVDDYRKVARKDPKGMASREKFFWQTLIGLFAAIYLAFSVSEVNNLKVLQLFYEWLKSGFALDLPAKTNLLIPFMKEVSYPLGMMGFIILSYLVIVGSSNAVNLTDGLDGLVIMPVILVGAALGAFAYVMGNAIYAKYLLFPYIPGAGELMIFCGAMGGAGLAFLWYNTHPAQVFMGDVGALALGGALGTIAVIVRQEIVLFVMGGIFVAETLSVMLQVFWFKFTKKRFGEGRRIFRMAPLHHHFELGGWKETQVVVRFWIITILLVLIGLSSLKLR is encoded by the coding sequence ATGCTCTTAATTTTGGCGCAATGGTTGCAAGATGACTTTGGTTTTTTCAGAGTCTTTAACTACATTACTTTTAGAGCGGTGATGGCGACTGTTACCGCTTTGCTCATTGGATTAGCTGCGGGTCCTTGGGTAATTCGCAAATTAACAGCATTGAAGATGGGTCAAGCAGTTCGCACCGATGGGCCTCAAACCCATTTAGTGAAATCAGGGACACCAACGATGGGTGGCGTATTAATCCTGATTGGTATTTTTATCTCATGCATGCTTTGGGCCGACCTTAGCAATCGCTTTATTTGGATTGTGATGATTGTGACCTTTGGTTTTGGTGCTGTGGGCTGGGTAGATGACTACCGTAAGGTTGCTCGTAAAGATCCTAAAGGTATGGCATCAAGAGAAAAGTTTTTCTGGCAAACCTTAATTGGCTTGTTTGCAGCAATCTACTTAGCATTCTCCGTATCGGAGGTTAATAACCTAAAAGTATTGCAATTGTTCTATGAATGGTTGAAGAGTGGATTTGCTTTAGATCTTCCCGCCAAAACGAATTTACTCATCCCCTTTATGAAAGAAGTGAGTTATCCATTAGGAATGATGGGTTTCATCATCCTGAGTTACCTCGTCATTGTTGGAAGTAGTAATGCCGTTAATTTGACTGATGGACTCGATGGTTTGGTGATCATGCCGGTGATCTTGGTGGGAGCAGCATTAGGTGCTTTTGCCTATGTGATGGGTAATGCCATCTATGCAAAGTATTTGCTCTTTCCATACATCCCCGGCGCTGGTGAGTTAATGATTTTCTGCGGCGCAATGGGAGGTGCAGGTCTTGCTTTCCTTTGGTACAACACCCACCCAGCACAGGTATTCATGGGTGATGTCGGCGCGCTTGCTTTAGGCGGCGCACTTGGAACTATCGCAGTGATTGTGCGTCAAGAAATTGTCCTATTTGTAATGGGTGGCATCTTCGTAGCAGAGACGCTGTCAGTAATGCTGCAAGTATTTTGGTTCAAGTTCACCAAAAAACGTTTTGGTGAAGGACGACGGATTTTCCGTATGGCACCTTTGCATCACCACTTTGAGTTAGGTGGCTGGAAAGAAACTCAAGTAGTGGTTCGTTTTTGGATTATTACCATCCTGTTAGTTTTGATTGGTTTATCTAGCTTGAAATTACGGTGA
- the murD gene encoding UDP-N-acetylmuramoyl-L-alanine--D-glutamate ligase — MLTLENTFANPAAVADTGYTAPHRFLILGLGESGVAMAKWCLRNGAQVRLVDTRDRSNFSERQLAWLAELEFAGLKDIQFGPFTDELLDAIDVIGISPGLSPLQEPTESFLIKARKARVDVWSEIEFFARAIAAMTRSAEEKQSSYKASVLAITGTNGKTTTTALTGQLCERAGKKVAVAGNISPAALDKLMTCLDGADQIEDMPDIWVLELSSFQLVYTYSLNATAATVLNITQDHLDWHGDMSAYVEAKAKIFGSDTICILNRDDSAVMSLLTDEQKAEKAIITFGSNSPDEQGAFGIEHDLRAGGIDWLVWAEVDEDVEPKPKRRRKSAVIEEDESLRLKRLIPADALRIRGRHNALNALAALALARAANLPMNILLHGLRDYHGEPHRVQSIAIVNDVEYVDDSKGTNVGATVAALNGLGSNEAGKRIWLIAGGDGKGQNFSPLREPALRFVKGIFLIGKDAEKIAEAIGSNIYCVNSGNLSSAVQAAAERAVSGDLVLLSPACASLDQFRDYKERAQVFASEVEELSMRFEGAQV; from the coding sequence ATGCTAACTTTAGAAAATACTTTTGCTAACCCTGCCGCAGTAGCTGATACAGGCTATACAGCCCCACACCGTTTCCTAATCCTAGGATTGGGTGAGTCTGGAGTTGCGATGGCCAAGTGGTGCTTACGTAATGGTGCACAAGTACGCCTTGTAGATACGCGTGACCGATCCAATTTTTCTGAGCGTCAATTAGCATGGCTCGCAGAACTAGAATTTGCTGGACTAAAAGATATTCAGTTTGGCCCTTTCACTGATGAGCTATTGGATGCTATAGATGTGATTGGTATTAGCCCAGGGCTCTCTCCGCTCCAAGAGCCAACCGAATCCTTCTTAATTAAAGCTCGTAAAGCAAGAGTGGATGTTTGGAGTGAGATTGAATTCTTTGCTCGTGCTATTGCAGCTATGACTCGTAGTGCAGAAGAAAAGCAATCTAGCTATAAAGCATCGGTATTAGCTATTACCGGTACTAACGGTAAAACCACTACAACCGCATTGACTGGTCAGCTATGCGAGCGTGCTGGTAAAAAAGTAGCGGTTGCGGGCAATATTAGTCCTGCGGCACTCGATAAGTTAATGACATGCTTAGATGGTGCAGATCAGATTGAAGATATGCCAGATATTTGGGTGTTAGAACTTTCTAGCTTCCAATTGGTGTATACCTATTCTTTAAATGCCACTGCGGCAACAGTTCTAAATATCACCCAAGACCACTTAGATTGGCATGGTGATATGTCTGCTTATGTAGAGGCTAAAGCCAAAATATTTGGTTCTGACACGATCTGCATTTTGAATCGTGATGATTCTGCTGTGATGAGCCTACTCACCGATGAGCAGAAGGCTGAAAAGGCCATTATTACCTTTGGTTCAAATAGTCCTGATGAGCAAGGCGCATTCGGAATTGAGCATGATTTACGTGCAGGCGGTATCGATTGGCTGGTATGGGCTGAGGTCGATGAAGATGTAGAGCCTAAGCCAAAGCGTCGCCGTAAGTCTGCTGTTATTGAGGAGGATGAGTCATTGCGCCTGAAACGTTTGATTCCAGCAGACGCTTTGCGTATTCGGGGACGTCATAACGCATTGAATGCATTAGCTGCACTCGCCTTAGCACGCGCAGCTAATTTGCCGATGAACATTCTGCTTCATGGATTGCGTGATTACCACGGCGAGCCTCATCGCGTGCAAAGCATTGCAATTGTGAATGATGTTGAGTATGTGGATGACAGCAAGGGTACAAATGTTGGCGCAACAGTTGCTGCATTAAATGGTTTGGGTAGTAATGAAGCGGGCAAGCGAATTTGGCTGATTGCAGGGGGCGATGGTAAGGGACAAAACTTTAGTCCATTGCGTGAACCCGCATTGCGTTTTGTGAAAGGTATTTTCTTAATCGGCAAGGATGCAGAAAAGATTGCCGAGGCAATTGGTAGCAATATTTATTGTGTAAATAGCGGTAATTTATCTTCAGCGGTTCAAGCTGCTGCAGAGAGAGCGGTCTCAGGCGATTTAGTTTTGCTATCACCTGCTTGTGCAAGCCTAGATCAGTTCCGAGATTACAAAGAGCGTGCACAAGTATTTGCCTCCGAAGTTGAAGAATTGAGTATGAGATTTGAAGGAGCTCAGGTTTGA
- a CDS encoding UDP-N-acetylmuramoyl-L-alanyl-D-glutamate--2,6-diaminopimelate ligase, producing MRVELKIEPNHLIDHLRSLADSSAQVSADSRHIHAGDIFFAYPVGHGKALRDGRDYIDAALQNGAAAVVFDPIGLGADYSEHPQCFAIENLAEKVGKLCAQWYGEPSNQLKMIGVTGTNGKTSITQWLAKALDQTTHRTAVLGTLGTGFPGALEKTGYTTPDAPKLQTQLKELLDAGAQQVAIEVSSHALHQNRIAGTSFNCTVFTNLTQDHLDYHGSMANYAEAKAKLFSQPGIEHAVLNLDDAFGRELAMNLLARNDLKVWAYALNSDTFKGFEQFGDRLQRIYATNIVLNHAGYDTVFTHEGFNSNALNIPLLGEFNLSNALAVWTTLLTQGLTADEASKRVSQLQPVIGRMELISLGKNSKSDGPLAVVDYAHTPDALQKTLEALRPIAQQRNGKLWCVFGCGGDRDSGKRSQMGSVAAQYADQIIVTSDNPRSEDPQAIIDMICQGINLQAGNVQKIADRAAAIMASIRHADVRDVVLVAGKGHETIQEINGKSFDFSDQEHIRLAGGGLV from the coding sequence ATGAGGGTGGAATTGAAAATAGAACCCAATCATTTGATTGACCACTTGCGCTCCTTGGCAGATTCTTCTGCTCAGGTGAGTGCAGACAGTCGCCACATTCATGCGGGGGATATCTTTTTTGCATATCCAGTAGGTCATGGAAAAGCTTTGCGGGATGGACGTGACTATATTGATGCCGCTTTGCAAAATGGTGCTGCTGCAGTGGTCTTTGATCCGATTGGACTTGGTGCTGATTATTCAGAGCACCCTCAATGCTTTGCAATTGAGAATCTTGCGGAAAAAGTGGGTAAGTTATGCGCACAGTGGTATGGCGAGCCTAGCAATCAATTAAAGATGATTGGGGTAACAGGAACGAATGGTAAGACCAGTATTACTCAGTGGCTAGCCAAGGCATTAGATCAAACCACTCATCGCACAGCGGTACTGGGTACTTTAGGTACTGGCTTTCCAGGTGCATTGGAGAAGACTGGGTATACCACTCCAGATGCTCCGAAATTGCAAACTCAGTTAAAAGAGCTATTGGATGCTGGTGCCCAACAAGTTGCTATTGAGGTTTCCTCCCATGCATTGCATCAAAACCGTATTGCCGGTACTTCATTTAATTGCACAGTCTTTACTAACTTGACGCAAGATCACCTCGACTATCACGGCAGTATGGCTAACTATGCTGAAGCAAAAGCAAAGCTATTTAGTCAGCCAGGCATAGAGCATGCCGTATTAAATTTAGATGATGCTTTTGGGCGCGAACTAGCGATGAATCTTTTGGCTAGAAATGATTTAAAGGTTTGGGCCTATGCTCTTAATTCAGATACTTTCAAAGGATTTGAGCAATTTGGCGATCGTTTGCAGCGTATTTATGCCACCAATATTGTTTTGAATCATGCTGGATATGACACCGTGTTTACGCATGAAGGATTTAATTCAAATGCTTTGAATATTCCATTGCTAGGTGAATTTAATTTAAGTAATGCGCTAGCAGTTTGGACAACTCTATTGACGCAGGGTCTTACTGCAGATGAGGCTAGCAAGCGAGTTAGCCAATTACAACCGGTGATTGGTCGCATGGAGTTGATCTCACTGGGTAAGAATTCAAAATCAGACGGCCCCTTGGCAGTTGTAGATTACGCCCATACACCGGATGCCTTGCAGAAGACTTTAGAGGCATTGCGGCCCATTGCTCAGCAGCGCAATGGAAAACTCTGGTGCGTATTTGGTTGTGGTGGCGATCGTGACAGCGGTAAACGTTCTCAAATGGGTTCTGTGGCTGCTCAGTATGCTGACCAAATTATTGTTACCAGCGATAACCCACGCTCAGAAGATCCACAAGCGATCATAGATATGATTTGCCAAGGTATTAATTTACAGGCTGGGAATGTCCAAAAAATTGCCGATCGGGCGGCGGCAATAATGGCGTCGATTCGACACGCAGATGTGCGCGATGTTGTATTGGTTGCCGGTAAAGGTCATGAAACTATCCAAGAAATTAATGGCAAGAGCTTTGATTTTTCTGATCAAGAACATATTCGTCTGGCTGGCGGAGGATTGGTGTGA